A part of Camelus ferus isolate YT-003-E chromosome 6, BCGSAC_Cfer_1.0, whole genome shotgun sequence genomic DNA contains:
- the DTWD1 gene encoding DTW domain-containing protein 1 isoform X2, with amino-acid sequence MFYCYTCYVPVENVPIEHIPCVKLPLEIDIIKHPNETDGKSTAVHAKLLAPEFVNIYTYPCIPEYEEKDHEVALVFPGPKSVSVKDISFHLQKRIQNVRGKNDDPDKPSIKRKKTEEQGLNDSKCEDTTLKKIVFIDSTWNQTNKIFTDERLQGLLQVELKTRKTCFWRHQKGKPDTFLSTIEAIYYFLVDYHTDILKEKYKGQYDNLLFFYSFMHQLIKNAKCPGHKETRKLTH; translated from the exons ATGTTCTACTGCTACACATGTTATGTCCCAGTTGAAAATGTACCTATTGAACACATACCGTGTGTGAAG cttccaTTGGAGATTGACATCATTAAACATCCGAATGAAACAGATGGCAAAAGCACTGCTGTACATGCAAAACTCTTAGCACCTgagtttgtaaatatttatacatatccTTGTATTCCAGAATATGAAGAAAAGGACCATGAA GTTGCTCTTGTTTTTCCTGGACCCAAGTCTGTCTCAGTAAAGGATATTTCTTTTCATCTACAAAAAAGGATTCAAAATGTTAGAGGCAAAAATGATGACCCTGACAAGCCGTCCATTAAACGCAAGAAAACTGAAGAACAGGGTTTGAATGACAGCAAGTGTGAAGacacaacactgaaaaaaattgtatttatagatAGCACCTggaaccaaacaaacaaaatattcacTGATGAGAGGCTTCAAG GGTTGCTGCAAGTTGAATTGAAAACAAGAAAGACTTGCTTTTGGCGCCATCAAAAAGGAAAGCCAGATACCTTCCTTTCCACAATTGAAGCCATTTACTACTTTCTGGTAGACTATCATACtgatatattaaaagaaaagtataaaggaCAATAtgataatcttttatttttctactcttttatGCACCAGTTAATAAAGAATGCCAAATGCCCTGgacacaaagaaacaagaaaacttaCCCATTAG
- the DTWD1 gene encoding DTW domain-containing protein 1 isoform X1 — protein sequence MSLNTPVFLKEREEDNSKFEEIQQSQTTSIAAEDPLQNLCLASQEVLQKAQQNGRSRCLKCGGSRMFYCYTCYVPVENVPIEHIPCVKLPLEIDIIKHPNETDGKSTAVHAKLLAPEFVNIYTYPCIPEYEEKDHEVALVFPGPKSVSVKDISFHLQKRIQNVRGKNDDPDKPSIKRKKTEEQGLNDSKCEDTTLKKIVFIDSTWNQTNKIFTDERLQGLLQVELKTRKTCFWRHQKGKPDTFLSTIEAIYYFLVDYHTDILKEKYKGQYDNLLFFYSFMHQLIKNAKCPGHKETRKLTH from the exons ATGTCTCTCAATACACCTGTATTTctcaaagaaagggaagaagacaattcaaaatttgaagaaatacagCAGTCACAAACTACTTCCATAGCTGCAGAAGATCCTCTTCAAAACCTATGCTTAGCATCTCAAGAAGTTCTTCAAAAAGCTCAGCAAAATGGAAGATCAAGATGTCTCAAGTGTGGTGGTTCAAGAATGTTCTACTGCTACACATGTTATGTCCCAGTTGAAAATGTACCTATTGAACACATACCGTGTGTGAAG cttccaTTGGAGATTGACATCATTAAACATCCGAATGAAACAGATGGCAAAAGCACTGCTGTACATGCAAAACTCTTAGCACCTgagtttgtaaatatttatacatatccTTGTATTCCAGAATATGAAGAAAAGGACCATGAA GTTGCTCTTGTTTTTCCTGGACCCAAGTCTGTCTCAGTAAAGGATATTTCTTTTCATCTACAAAAAAGGATTCAAAATGTTAGAGGCAAAAATGATGACCCTGACAAGCCGTCCATTAAACGCAAGAAAACTGAAGAACAGGGTTTGAATGACAGCAAGTGTGAAGacacaacactgaaaaaaattgtatttatagatAGCACCTggaaccaaacaaacaaaatattcacTGATGAGAGGCTTCAAG GGTTGCTGCAAGTTGAATTGAAAACAAGAAAGACTTGCTTTTGGCGCCATCAAAAAGGAAAGCCAGATACCTTCCTTTCCACAATTGAAGCCATTTACTACTTTCTGGTAGACTATCATACtgatatattaaaagaaaagtataaaggaCAATAtgataatcttttatttttctactcttttatGCACCAGTTAATAAAGAATGCCAAATGCCCTGgacacaaagaaacaagaaaacttaCCCATTAG